Proteins co-encoded in one Plasmodium sp. gorilla clade G2 genome assembly, chromosome: 9 genomic window:
- a CDS encoding NifU-like scaffold protein, putative has translation MKCIFLNVLFIWYFFFVYVKNISILKYDKPKVLFIQNNFEPLNNNILRVPLNILRKRTNVVKNKKNIVPFQIFLSSENDEGLYYELNPENVEKVLNLIRPKLQIDNGDVELVDIKNNDLYIRLLGNCVTCSSNSITVSHVIKKTLKMYIRNEQNQEPNVIITNFDEINEQNIQNCLSQLKPYLDFLKVEVIIKELVNNKENINNYVCLKFLNIENSSEDINIPHNVKNEITERLKQKFPTLTVNFEN, from the exons ATGAAATGTATATTTCTCAATGTCCTTTTTATttggtattttttttttgtatatgtgAAAAACATTAGCATCTTAAAATATGACAAGCCAAAGGTGTtatttatacaaaataatttcgaacctttaaataataacatattaagGGTTCCattgaatatattaagaaaaagaacaaatgttgtaaaaaataaaaagaatattgtaccatttcaaatatttttatcatcagaaaatgatgaaggtttatattatgaattaAATCCTGAAAATGTGGAAAAGGTTTTAAATTTAATCAGACCTAAATTACAAATAGATAACGGTGATGTAGAATTGgtggatataaaaaataatgatttatatattagatTGTTGGGAAATTGTGTTACTTGCAGTTCTAATAGTATAACTGTTTCTCATGTAATTAAGAAAAcattaaaaatgtatataagaAATGAACAGAATCAAGAACCTAACGTAATCATAACAAACTTTGATGAAATcaatgaacaaaatattcaaaacTGCTTAAGTCAGTTGAAACCATACTTGGATTTTTTAA aaGTAGAAGTCATAATTAAAGAGTTGGTAAATAATAAGGAGAATATTAACAACTATGTTTGTTTGAAATTtctaaatatagaaaattcaAGTGAAGACATAAATATACCCCACAACgtcaaaaatgaaataacaGAAAGATTAAAACAAAAGTTCCCCACTTTAACTGTTAATTTTGAAAactaa
- a CDS encoding tetratricopeptide repeat family protein, putative, whose protein sequence is MIYLKGENKIISINEDDINDENYIIIKSILKDEKICMNGWIQISFILYEKNYYKLFLDLIKEGDIYFEDYNNKIFNILLLVYNSEKLINVKNENKEDELKIKLENLLNQIEKKIKEKNEIDNENKDINKSLNTSEYDNKNYYNKYDYLSYLMIKGIYNINMYLYLLNKYDNKCGTNNLLSSSSVIKKKIDASINANVNANENVIINNNEFTNPLNYLIDSINIFILLLKKNNFDFISSIYLSFALCLIYKLEACIQFSSFVLIRIIHFQNFLNLLLEDYKIKYVDKYNNGDNTNITNNNVEDVKEVKDEKKKTVKKKKFFFFGTTESEEDNVIDNDSNKKNCDNNLDNTYKCIEIKNLLNISNNIKSILKYIIGICYLKKKNFSMASYCFTSSIKIDNNKCAYISNSSLLLMNYVNKIIEHNDFIYIDEFNFLKYSNNFISTNDYNNLEDNQNDVDNKNDIKIGGYQNVIHNNMNRDYKIIDSYKERSRLDNITYKEQFYHEENLQVEKNSKTYQTVSNSSNNNFINYLRKVHMKDIINLTLFYYYNYLEGGILKCSENLNQLLNCSDIYILDKNDIYEYDESLESVNNENIFVKNKKWKDIYLNNNIISLYFDLCELWLIQGNYRAILLLKIIKHKINFNYINKKSLSKYYFLIGIYYHILQNMKKALIYYHKSFLIYKNNISRYYYTICCIYLKKYNKAKNNLLYLYKKCRNAYVIKLYIYFFVHTSNIYLNYNVLNKETIKKKEIKKRENKSDMYKSDVYKSDMNKNDMYKNDMNKNDMNKNDINTNDMNKNDIHNNIISNHVDTHMNDQTANDVRYHIDNKFCKSNKSENVKLLHNVLHNMIEIINKNEIIFDNNLDIILLKAKIYELLITKYSNEYIERYFKLLDNIYQVKYFFTIKNKSPKLSLELINNYIVSMFYCNYKEKSLELIELLKDEIFSKIKRFHKYYKYLISCKDKSFLCNRNNLLNKDTLYNSRTSKEENHIYHDKNNKRKSNCDDTTNGHNSKRRKNEILDKDLKSEEQNCYDEKKKDEIHINENIDFHENIKNSINESELKCKQMLKKNIKKLKYIKDIFRYHRIFQIQNNIINKKKKNTHEIYNKTLKNERYINLINYLKKVYITICFNNIMLLEIVGYKYISINMYKMFTEIYINYESAFIRLANIYIKNKNFLKAKQIIDNGLEKNPSSIKLQLLKSYMHFKRKHYDYSIYTLEKLKREEQNKNINNNVNTNMNSNINVNININNMHNNDHILINTFISIIKFHKLKECKSKEEKNSMINEIYNKIQLLLEKKSNYFIANLIAVLLNINNKYDIAYESFQIIIDSYEKLSFYYISSIKNIIYLMFNHLIRNNHITNNKLFLNKLNLFFNLSIKYGLNDKKIYLCYSNYLHVIEKYDDAINLLYACYKKWPYDISILNSLIIIIDSCVSKYLSYEYVDLKNIFFMKGLIHFSFQVIYTLLYLKHFTTTAPLLSSDEKYNYYKEGDYVIEIKKKNLEILASRKYLISTYKKFEEKIKPYIESSLPTMLKQKKLYEMKKVNIQKKIYEEKKRKQMNLEMMKLKSQENLHEELLRDVNEITYHIADKINVSEQRDNSFYINDHQNDITQEAEEIQLDSIHTPSNKNIISVEEENSSFQESSDNSSDLFEEPSPKKRKKVID, encoded by the exons ATGATATACCTTAAaggagaaaataaaattataagtataaatgaagatgatataaatgacgagaattatattataataaaaagtattCTTAAAGATGAGAAGATTTGTATGAATGGTTGGATTCAAAtaagttttattttatatgaaaagaattattataaattatttttagacTTGATAAAAGAAggagatatatattttgaggattataataataagatatttaatatattattgttagtATATAATTcagaaaaattaataaatgtaaaaaatgagaataaagaagatgaattaaaaataaaattagaaaattTACTAAATCAAATtgagaagaaaataaaagagaaaaatgagattgataatgaaaataaagatataaataaatcattGAATACTTcagaatatgataataaaaattattataataaatatgattatttatcatatctTATGattaaaggaatatataatattaatatgtatttatatttattaaataaatatgataataaatgtggtactaataatttattatcttcttcatcagttataaaaaagaaaatagatGCTTCAATAAATGCAAATGTTAATGCAAATgaaaatgttattataaataataatgaatttaCGAATcctttaaattatttaattgatagtataaatatttttattttattattgaaaaaaaataattttgattttatatcttctatatatttatctttcgCCTTAtgcttaatatataaattagaaGCTTGTATTcaattttcatcatttgtaTTGATACGAATTATCCATTTCCAAAATTTTTTGAACTTATTATTAGaagattataaaattaaatatgttgataaatataacaatggagataatacaaatataacaaataataatgtagaaGATGTGAAAGAGGTTaaggatgaaaaaaaaaaaacagtaaaaaaaaaaaaattctttttttttggaacTACAGAAAGTGAAGAAGATAATGTTATAGATAAtgattcaaataaaaaaaattgtgataataatttagacaatacatataaatgtattgaaataaaaaatttgttgaatatatcaaataatataaaatctatattaaaatatattataggtatatgttatttaaaaaaaaaaaatttttcaaTGGCTTCATATTGTTTTACATCATCCATAAAAATTGATAATAACAAATGTGCATATATATCAAACTCTTCCTTATTATTAATGAATTAtgtgaataaaataatagagcataatgattttatatatattgatgaatttaattttttaaaatactccaataattttatatccaCAAATGATTACAATAATTTGGAAGATAATCAAAATGATGTGGATaacaaaaatgatataaaaataggaGGATATCAAAAtgttattcataataatatgaatagagattataaaattattgatTCTTACAAGGAACGTTCCAGATTAGATAACATAACATATAAAGAACAATTTTATCATGAAGAAAATTTACAAGtagaaaaaaattcaaaaacaTATCAAACAGTATCgaatagtagtaataataattttataaattatttaagaaAAGTACATAtgaaagatataataaatttaactttattttattattataattatttagaaggtggtatattaaaatgttcaGAAAACTTAAATCAGTTATTAAATTGTAgtgatatttatatattagacAAGAAtgatatttatgaatatgaTGAATCCCTCGAATCagttaataatgaaaatatatttgtaaaaaataaaaaatggaaagatatatatttaaataataatataatttctttatattttgatttatgTGAATTATGGTTAATTCAAGGAAATTATCGAGCAATACTtcttttgaaaataataaaacataaaataaattttaattatataaataaaaaatctttaagtaaatattattttttaattggtatatattatcatatattacaaaatatgaaaaaagctttaatttattatcataaaagctttctaatatataaaaataatataagtagatattattatacgatatgttgtatatatttaaaaaaatataataaggcaaaaaataatttattatatttatataaaaagtgtAGAAATGCGTATgtcattaaattatatatttatttttttgtgcaCACAtcgaatatatatttgaattataatgtattaaataaggagacaataaaaaaaaaagaaatcaaaaaaagggaaaataAAAGTGATATGTATAAGAGTGATGTGTATAAGAgtgatatgaataaaaatgatatgtataagaatgatatgaataagaatgatatgaataagaatgatataaatacGAATGATATGAATAAGAATGATatccataataatataatatccaACCATGTTGATACCCATATGAATGACCAAACAGCTAATGATGTAAGATACCATATAGATAACAAATTCTGTAAAAGCAATAAAAGTGAAAATGTAAAACTTCTACACAACGTGTTACATAATATGAtagaaattattaataaaaatgaaataatatttgacaataatttagatataattttattaaaagctaaaatttatgaattgttaataacaaaatatagtaatgaatatattgaaaggtattttaaattattagacaatatatatcaagtaaaatatttttttactataaaaaataaatctcCTAAATTATCCTTagaattaattaataattatattgtatCTATGTTTTACTgtaattataaagaaaaaagttTAGAATTGatagaattattaaaagatgAAATATTTTCTAAGATAAAAAGatttcataaatattataaatacctTATATCATGTAAAGATAAATCATTCTTATGTAATAGGAACAATCTTTTAAACAAAGacacattatataattcaagAACATCTAAAGAAGAGAACCACATTTAccatgataaaaataataagagaAAAAGTAATTGTGATGATACAACTAATGGTCATAATAGTAAAcgaagaaaaaatgaaatactTGATAAAGATTTAAAAAGTGAGGAACAAAATTGTTatgatgaaaagaaaaaagatgaAATACACATAAATGAAAACATAGATTTTCATgagaatattaaaaattcaaTAAATGAATCTGAATTAAAATGTAAACAAAtgcttaaaaaaaatataaaaaaattaaaatatattaaagataTATTCAGATATCATCGTATATTtcaaatacaaaataatataataaataaaaaaaaaaaaaatactcatgaaatatataataaaaccctgaaaaatgaaagatatataaatcttataaattatctaaaaaaggtatatataacaatttgCTTTAACAACATAATGTTATTAGAAATTGTTggctataaatatataagtataaatatgtataaaatgtttacagaaatatatataaattatgaaagTGCTTTTATAAGATtagcaaatatatatataaaaaataaaaacttttTAAAAGCAAAACAAATTATAGATAATGGATTAGAAAAAAATCCAAGTTCTATAAAATTACAATTATTAAAATCGTATATgcattttaaaagaaaacattatgattatagtatatatacattggaaaaattaaaaagagaagaacaaaataaaaatataaacaataatgTGAACACAAATATGAAcagtaatataaatgtaaatataaatataaataatatgcataataatgatcatatattaattaatacaTTCATATCTATAATTAAGTttcataaattaaaagaatgcAAAAGCaaagaagaaaagaattCTATGATAAacgaaatatataataaaatacaactattattagaaaagaaaagtaattattttatagcTAATTTAATTGcagttttattaaatataaataataaatatgatatagcCTATGAATcctttcaaataataattgattcttatgaaaaattatctttttattatatatcaagtataaaaaatattatttatcttatgtttaatcatttaataagaaataatcatataacaaataataaattatttcttaataaattaaatttattttttaatttaagtATTAAATATGGacttaatgataaaaaaatttatttgtgttattcaaattatttacatgttattgaaaaatatgatgacgctattaatttattatatgcatGTTATAAGAAATGGCCTTATGATATTTCCATATTAAAttcattaattataattattgatTCTTGTGTATCCAAATATTTGAGTTATGAATATGTAGatctaaaaaatattttttttatgaaaggattaatacatttttcttttcaagtaatatatacattgttATATCTTAAGCATTTTACTACAACAGCgcctttattatcatcag atgaAAAGTATAATTACTACAAAGAAGGAGATTATGTCATTGAGATTAAGAAAAAGAACTTGGAAATTTTGGCTAGCaggaaatatttaatatccacatataaaaagtttgaagaaaaaatcaAGCCATATATAGAAAGCAGCTTACCAACTATGTTAAAGCAGAAGAAATTATATGAGATGAAGAAGGTTAATATACAAAAGAAAATCtatgaagaaaagaaaagaaaacaaatgaatttagaaatgatgaaattaaaaagtcAAGAAAATTTGCATGAAGAATTATTAAGAGATGTTAATGAAATAACATATCACATAgctgataaaataaatgtaagtGAACAAAGagataattctttttatattaatgatCATCAAAATGATATTACACAAGAAGCAGAAGAAATTCAATTGGATAGTATACATACAccttcaaataaaaatattatcagtGTAGAGGAGGAAAATTCATCTTTTCAAGAATCATCAGATAATAGTTCTGATTTATTTGAAGAGCCAAGTccaaaaaagagaaaaaaggTTATTGATTAA